One part of the Brevundimonas subvibrioides ATCC 15264 genome encodes these proteins:
- the leuD gene encoding 3-isopropylmalate dehydratase small subunit, translating to MPEPLKVLTSRTLVLTQANIDTDQIIPARFLTTTETTGLGRKAFYDWRYEADGSPRPEAVLNRIDPAEHRILVAGDNFGCGSSREHASWALYDYGFRAVISTSIADIFTSNALKNGFLPVVVDQATWEDLVANPEQVVTIDLEAGEVRRGNHAPVAFSVEPFARQCLLDGVDTLGWLQKALPAIEQYERTHFPEPA from the coding sequence ATGCCTGAGCCCCTGAAGGTCCTGACATCCCGCACCCTGGTCCTGACCCAGGCCAATATCGATACCGACCAGATCATCCCGGCCCGGTTCCTGACCACGACCGAGACCACCGGCCTGGGCCGGAAAGCCTTCTACGACTGGCGCTACGAGGCAGACGGCTCCCCGCGCCCCGAGGCCGTGCTGAACCGGATCGATCCGGCCGAGCACCGCATCCTGGTGGCGGGCGACAATTTCGGCTGCGGGTCGTCTCGCGAGCATGCCTCGTGGGCCCTGTACGACTACGGCTTCCGGGCGGTGATCTCGACCTCGATCGCCGACATCTTCACCTCCAACGCCCTGAAGAACGGCTTTCTGCCGGTGGTCGTCGATCAGGCGACGTGGGAGGACCTTGTCGCCAACCCCGAACAGGTCGTCACCATCGATCTTGAGGCGGGGGAGGTCAGGCGCGGCAACCATGCGCCGGTCGCCTTCTCGGTCGAGCCCTTCGCGCGCCAGTGCCTTCTGGACGGTGTCGACACCCTCGGCTGGCTGCAGAAGGCATTGCCCGCCATCGAACAGTACGAACGTACCCACTTCCCGGAGCCCGCGTGA
- the leuC gene encoding 3-isopropylmalate dehydratase large subunit, with the protein MSPPDTRAPRTLFDKVWDRHVVVPETQETPGVLYIDLHLVHEVTSPQAFTEIEARGLKVRRPDRTFATLDHSTPTLPAGLNGLKPYVTAEAEAQVHRLEENCARHGIDLAGWGSPDRGVVHVMGPELGLTQPGMTVVCGDSHTATHGAFGALAFGIGTSEVGHVLATQCLLQRKSKAMRVTVTGTLTPGVSGKDVALAVIAELGFGGGTGFVIEYAGEAVRSLDMEGRMTLCNMSIEAGARAGMIAPDAGTIDWLRGRKHVPQGQAYEAQAAEWLGLASDPGAVFDTEILIDGASIRPMATWGTTPDAGAPIGSRVPQPKSESDRKALAYMGFEAGETTTTQAVDVVFIGSCTNGRLPDLRAAADVLRGRKVKPGVRMLVVPGSEAVRRDAEAEGLHHVFTEAGAEWRIPGCSMCIAMNGDVVAPGQLAVSTSNRNFEGRQGKGARTILASPATAAASAIAGVLTDPRVYLSETVDA; encoded by the coding sequence ATGTCGCCGCCTGACACCCGCGCGCCCCGCACCCTGTTCGACAAGGTCTGGGACCGCCACGTGGTGGTCCCGGAAACACAGGAGACGCCGGGCGTCCTTTATATCGATCTGCATCTGGTCCACGAGGTCACCAGCCCCCAGGCCTTCACCGAGATCGAGGCGCGCGGCCTGAAGGTGCGCCGCCCGGACCGGACCTTCGCGACCCTGGACCATTCAACCCCGACCCTGCCGGCCGGGCTGAACGGTCTTAAGCCCTATGTCACGGCGGAGGCCGAGGCGCAGGTGCATCGGCTGGAAGAGAACTGCGCCCGCCACGGCATCGACCTGGCTGGCTGGGGCTCGCCCGATCGGGGCGTGGTCCACGTCATGGGGCCGGAACTGGGCCTGACCCAGCCGGGCATGACCGTCGTTTGCGGCGACAGCCACACGGCCACGCACGGTGCCTTCGGGGCCCTGGCCTTCGGCATCGGCACGTCGGAAGTCGGTCACGTCCTGGCGACCCAGTGTCTGCTGCAGCGCAAGTCGAAGGCCATGCGCGTCACCGTCACCGGCACCCTGACGCCCGGCGTCTCGGGCAAGGACGTGGCCCTGGCGGTGATCGCCGAACTGGGCTTCGGCGGCGGCACCGGCTTCGTCATCGAATACGCCGGAGAGGCTGTGCGGTCGCTCGACATGGAAGGGCGGATGACTCTCTGCAACATGTCGATCGAGGCCGGGGCGCGGGCCGGCATGATCGCGCCGGATGCCGGGACAATCGACTGGCTGCGCGGCCGCAAGCATGTCCCGCAAGGCCAGGCCTATGAGGCGCAGGCCGCCGAATGGTTGGGGCTGGCCAGCGATCCGGGCGCGGTGTTCGACACCGAGATCCTGATCGACGGCGCGTCCATCCGGCCGATGGCGACGTGGGGCACCACGCCGGATGCCGGCGCGCCGATCGGATCGCGCGTGCCTCAGCCGAAGTCCGAAAGCGACCGCAAGGCCCTTGCCTATATGGGTTTCGAGGCGGGCGAGACGACGACGACCCAGGCGGTGGACGTGGTCTTCATCGGCTCCTGCACCAACGGGCGCCTGCCCGACCTGCGCGCGGCGGCGGACGTCCTGCGCGGGCGCAAGGTGAAGCCAGGCGTGCGGATGCTGGTCGTGCCTGGATCCGAGGCTGTGCGTCGCGATGCGGAGGCCGAAGGGCTGCACCATGTCTTCACCGAGGCCGGGGCCGAATGGCGCATCCCGGGGTGTTCCATGTGCATCGCCATGAACGGCGACGTCGTCGCGCCGGGCCAGCTGGCCGTCTCGACCTCCAACCGCAATTTCGAGGGGCGTCAGGGCAAGGGGGCCCGGACCATCCTGGCCAGCCCGGCCACGGCGGCGGCCTCGGCCATCGCGGGCGTGCTGACCGATCCGCGTGTTTACCTGAGCGAGACGGTCGATGCCTGA
- a CDS encoding 2-isopropylmalate synthase, producing the protein MTSEPRVPNDPNRVIVFDTTMRDGEQAPGFSMSPDDKVRMGRQLKALGVDIMEAGFAAASPGDEDCIRAVVGEMAEDESGPVFCSLSRSNEADIDASYRALRGTKRRRCHVFIGTSPIHRAAKLRMTPDQVLAQAVRSVEYARTHFHDVEFSAEDAIRTEPEFLAEVLEAVSAAGASTLNVPDTVGYATPDEIGALFRFLMARIRPRFPHVVFSTHCHNDLGLAVANSLAAIEGGVRQVESTINGIGERAGNAALEEVVMALRTRAERYGVTTGVDATKLVETSRLLSEITHSPIVRNKAIVGINAFAHEAGIHQHGMYADARTYEIMRPEDVGFAGSFFVLGKHSGRTAVQKRAEVLGYPLVGDHLTDAFAAFKTRADEIGEIDDKELIAICTATQREAAHVAA; encoded by the coding sequence ATGACCTCTGAACCTCGAGTACCGAACGACCCGAACCGGGTCATCGTCTTCGACACCACCATGCGCGACGGCGAACAGGCCCCGGGCTTCTCCATGTCGCCGGACGACAAGGTCCGCATGGGGCGTCAGCTGAAGGCCCTGGGCGTCGACATCATGGAGGCCGGGTTCGCGGCCGCCTCTCCGGGCGACGAGGACTGCATCCGCGCCGTCGTCGGCGAGATGGCCGAGGATGAGTCCGGACCGGTCTTCTGCTCCCTGTCGCGGTCGAACGAGGCGGACATCGACGCCTCGTATCGCGCGCTGCGCGGGACGAAGCGGCGGCGTTGCCACGTCTTCATCGGCACCAGCCCGATCCACCGGGCCGCCAAGCTGCGGATGACCCCGGACCAGGTCCTGGCCCAGGCCGTGCGCTCGGTCGAATATGCCCGGACCCATTTTCACGACGTCGAGTTTTCGGCCGAGGACGCGATCCGCACCGAGCCGGAGTTTCTGGCCGAGGTCCTGGAGGCGGTCTCCGCAGCGGGGGCCTCGACCTTGAACGTGCCCGACACGGTCGGCTATGCGACGCCGGACGAGATCGGGGCGCTGTTCCGCTTCCTGATGGCGCGGATCCGGCCGCGTTTCCCGCATGTCGTCTTCTCGACCCACTGCCACAACGACCTGGGTCTGGCCGTCGCCAACAGCCTGGCGGCGATCGAGGGTGGGGTTCGTCAGGTCGAATCGACCATCAACGGCATTGGCGAACGGGCCGGCAATGCGGCGCTGGAAGAGGTTGTCATGGCCCTGCGCACCCGCGCCGAACGCTATGGCGTCACGACGGGCGTCGACGCCACCAAACTGGTCGAGACCAGCCGGCTGCTGAGCGAGATCACCCACTCGCCCATCGTGCGCAACAAGGCCATCGTCGGCATCAACGCCTTCGCCCACGAGGCCGGCATCCACCAGCACGGTATGTACGCGGATGCCCGGACCTATGAGATCATGCGGCCCGAGGACGTCGGGTTCGCCGGCAGCTTCTTCGTTCTGGGCAAGCATTCGGGCCGGACGGCGGTTCAGAAGCGGGCCGAGGTCCTGGGCTATCCGCTGGTCGGCGACCACCTGACCGACGCCTTCGCCGCCTTCAAGACGCGGGCGGACGAGATCGGCGAGATCGACGACAAGGAGCTGATCGCCATCTGTACGGCGACGCAGCGAGAGGCGGCCCATGTCGCCGCCTGA
- a CDS encoding ACT domain-containing protein, translated as MTDTIQIQIDRADGSLQRLIGLVERRGFHIDGMSLSDEGTMRRVQLQVRGRDDGRCTENLGRQIDKLIGATRVGFAPAPYAYRDSVAA; from the coding sequence ATGACCGACACCATCCAGATCCAGATCGACCGGGCCGACGGCTCGCTCCAGCGCCTGATCGGTCTCGTGGAGCGCCGGGGCTTCCACATCGACGGCATGAGCCTGTCGGACGAGGGCACGATGCGCCGCGTCCAGTTGCAGGTCCGCGGCCGCGACGATGGCCGCTGCACCGAAAACCTGGGCCGCCAGATCGACAAGCTGATCGGCGCGACGCGGGTCGGTTTCGCGCCTGCGCCCTACGCCTACCGGGACAGTGTGGCGGCATGA
- the ilvG gene encoding acetolactate synthase 2 catalytic subunit has translation MTAASALKSTQSATAPQSGARLLVSTLERLGVEVVFGYPGGAIMPVYDALTGSGLKHILVRHEQGAAFAADAYARSTGKVGVCMATSGPGATNLITGIANAFMDSVPMVCITGNVATHLMGTDAFQEIDILGVTLPIVKHSWVVRDPADVPAVIEEAFHVARSGRPGPVLVDLPKDVQVGTTSDDFGFPYPNETAPVDHAAIAEAEQLIRAAGSPLIYVGGGVKIAGAVDALRDFAGRTGIPSVSTLNALGSIRTDAPGFLGMLGMHGTKAANEAVQESDLLIVFGARFDDRATGKLNEFAPHAKVIHFDIDPAEIGKLRAAHVPVIGDLKAGIEALTARVAAASLAIDPWIARSTSNARRNGFRYDAPGEGVYAPALLNELSKTAGDGFVAACDVGQHQMWVAQHCEFSRPEAHLTSGGLGAMGYGLPAGLGAKMASPDAHVVTVSGDGSFMMNIQELATLRRYGVALKIVLLDNSSLGLVRQWQELFFAENYSEVDLSDNPDFVAVAQAFGIEAFMIDRRDQVTDGIARLLAASGPCLMHVLIDPKENVWPLVPPGKNNAEMMHDTRFEGDM, from the coding sequence ATGACCGCCGCCTCGGCCCTGAAATCCACCCAGTCCGCCACCGCTCCCCAGAGCGGCGCGCGGCTGCTCGTCTCGACCCTGGAGCGGCTGGGGGTCGAGGTGGTGTTCGGCTATCCGGGCGGGGCCATCATGCCGGTCTACGACGCCCTGACCGGATCGGGCCTGAAGCACATCCTGGTCCGTCACGAACAGGGTGCCGCCTTCGCCGCCGACGCCTATGCGCGTTCGACCGGCAAGGTCGGGGTCTGCATGGCGACCTCGGGGCCGGGCGCGACCAACCTGATCACCGGCATCGCCAACGCCTTCATGGACTCCGTGCCGATGGTCTGCATCACCGGCAACGTCGCCACCCATCTGATGGGGACCGACGCCTTCCAGGAGATCGACATCCTGGGGGTCACCCTGCCGATCGTGAAGCACAGCTGGGTCGTGCGCGATCCGGCCGACGTGCCCGCGGTGATCGAGGAGGCCTTCCATGTCGCCCGCTCTGGTCGCCCCGGCCCGGTGCTGGTCGACCTGCCCAAGGACGTGCAGGTCGGCACCACGTCGGACGACTTCGGCTTTCCATATCCGAACGAGACCGCCCCGGTGGATCACGCCGCGATCGCCGAAGCCGAACAGCTGATCCGCGCCGCCGGGAGTCCGCTGATCTACGTCGGCGGCGGGGTGAAGATCGCCGGCGCCGTGGACGCGCTGCGCGACTTCGCCGGCCGGACGGGTATTCCCTCGGTCTCGACCCTGAACGCCCTGGGCTCGATCCGCACGGATGCGCCGGGCTTCCTGGGCATGCTGGGCATGCACGGCACGAAGGCGGCCAACGAGGCGGTGCAGGAGAGCGACCTGCTGATCGTCTTCGGCGCCCGGTTCGACGACCGCGCCACGGGCAAGCTGAACGAGTTCGCCCCCCATGCGAAGGTCATCCATTTCGACATCGACCCGGCCGAGATCGGCAAGCTGCGCGCCGCCCACGTGCCGGTCATCGGCGATCTGAAGGCGGGCATCGAGGCCCTGACCGCCCGTGTCGCGGCCGCATCTCTGGCGATCGATCCGTGGATCGCCCGCTCGACGTCGAACGCGCGCCGGAACGGCTTCCGCTATGACGCGCCGGGCGAGGGCGTCTATGCGCCGGCCCTGCTGAACGAGCTGTCGAAGACCGCGGGAGACGGCTTCGTCGCCGCCTGCGACGTCGGCCAGCACCAGATGTGGGTGGCCCAGCATTGCGAATTCTCGCGGCCCGAGGCCCACCTGACCTCGGGCGGTCTGGGGGCGATGGGCTACGGCCTGCCCGCCGGTCTGGGGGCCAAGATGGCCAGCCCCGACGCCCATGTCGTCACCGTCTCGGGCGACGGCAGCTTCATGATGAACATCCAGGAGCTGGCGACCCTGCGTCGCTACGGCGTCGCCCTGAAGATCGTGCTGCTGGACAACTCCAGCCTGGGCCTGGTGCGCCAGTGGCAGGAGCTGTTCTTCGCCGAGAACTATTCCGAGGTCGATCTGTCGGACAATCCCGACTTCGTCGCCGTGGCCCAGGCCTTCGGCATCGAGGCCTTCATGATCGACCGCCGGGATCAGGTCACTGACGGCATCGCCCGTCTGCTGGCCGCGTCCGGGCCGTGCCTGATGCACGTCCTGATCGACCCCAAAGAGAACGTCTGGCCTCTGGTCCCGCCGGGCAAGAACAACGCCGAAATGATGCACGACACGCGCTTCGAAGGAGACATGTGA
- the ilvC gene encoding ketol-acid reductoisomerase, with protein sequence MQIYTNDDIRPGVIAGHRIAVIGYGSQGRAHAQNLKESGHDVIAGVRHGGKGWKNAQADGIATAEPAEAVKGADIIAILTPDMAQAQIYTDIIEPNAKKGAALLFAHGFSILYGRVTPRKDMDVILVAPKGPGDLVRREYARGRGVPALFAVEQDATGKARDRAMGYAKGIGGATGGLLETSFKEETETDLFGEQAVLCGGAKELVMGGFTTLVEAGYQPEIAYFECMHELKLIVDLFYEGGITKMNEFISETAKWGSVVSGPRVINSETRARMKEVLNEIQDGTFAREWIAENEAGKGAYDALVKADGEHLIESVGAGLRERMAWLHAPKTAEAA encoded by the coding sequence ATGCAAATCTATACCAACGACGACATCCGTCCCGGCGTCATCGCGGGTCACCGCATCGCGGTCATCGGCTATGGCTCGCAAGGGCGCGCCCATGCCCAGAACCTGAAGGAGAGCGGTCACGACGTGATCGCGGGCGTTCGTCACGGCGGCAAGGGCTGGAAGAACGCCCAGGCCGACGGCATCGCCACGGCCGAGCCGGCGGAGGCGGTCAAGGGCGCGGACATCATCGCCATCCTGACGCCCGACATGGCCCAGGCCCAGATCTACACGGACATCATCGAGCCCAACGCCAAGAAGGGCGCGGCCCTGCTGTTCGCCCACGGCTTCTCGATCCTGTACGGCCGCGTCACGCCGCGGAAGGACATGGACGTGATCCTGGTCGCGCCCAAGGGACCGGGCGATCTGGTCCGTCGAGAGTATGCGCGCGGCCGCGGCGTCCCCGCCCTGTTCGCGGTCGAGCAGGATGCGACCGGCAAGGCCCGCGACCGGGCCATGGGCTATGCGAAGGGTATCGGCGGCGCCACCGGCGGCCTGCTGGAAACCTCCTTCAAGGAAGAGACCGAGACCGACCTGTTCGGTGAACAGGCGGTCCTGTGCGGCGGGGCCAAGGAACTGGTCATGGGCGGGTTCACCACCCTGGTCGAGGCCGGCTACCAGCCCGAGATCGCCTACTTCGAATGCATGCACGAGCTGAAGTTGATCGTGGACCTGTTCTACGAGGGCGGCATCACCAAGATGAACGAGTTCATCTCCGAGACCGCCAAATGGGGCTCGGTGGTCAGCGGCCCGCGCGTCATCAACTCCGAGACGCGCGCCCGGATGAAGGAGGTCCTGAATGAGATCCAGGACGGCACCTTCGCCCGCGAATGGATCGCCGAGAACGAGGCCGGCAAGGGCGCCTATGACGCCCTGGTCAAGGCCGACGGCGAGCATCTGATCGAGTCGGTCGGGGCGGGTCTGCGCGAGCGGATGGCGTGGCTGCACGCCCCCAAGACCGCCGAAGCGGCCTGA
- a CDS encoding dihydroxy-acid dehydratase, with translation MTQDFTPEDAAASLPQRDGRRSAAVTAGANRAAARSYLRAAGMDDADFDKPMIAVVNTWSSVTPCNMHLDRLARDVRAGIVAAGGFPIDFNTIVVTDGISMGTAGMKASLISREVVADSIELAVQGHQLDGVVCIVGCDKTIPAAAMALARMDIPGLVYYGGTILPGRIGAAEISIQDVFEAIGAHGAGTIDDDQLKMVESAACPGAGACGGQFTANTMAMALSMMGLSPMGANDVPAVDPAKAAEGERCGRLIVERVFAGDTARKYITRASLKNAAIACSASGGSTNAVMHLTAIATEAGIDFGIEDCHQACVEAPVICDLKPGGRFLASHLYAAGGTRLVAQRLAAAGKIINTPTVSGRSLFAEAAEAEEAPGQQVVTTIDTPVMARGSYAVIHGDLAPEGAIIKLAGHAIDVFEGPACVFDSEEDAFHAVQDGSVGEGDVIIIRYEGPRGGPGMREMLQVTAALKGRGVANVALLTDGRFSGASYGFVAGHISPEAAVGGPIALVRDGDRITIDVTNRRIDVAADLVARRRDYTIPPLKPATGVFAKYRAQVASASQGAVTIPNPPPAQVPVQARQTQEA, from the coding sequence ATGACGCAAGATTTCACCCCGGAAGACGCCGCCGCTTCGCTCCCCCAACGGGATGGCCGGAGAAGTGCGGCCGTGACCGCCGGAGCCAACCGCGCTGCGGCCCGCAGCTATCTGCGGGCCGCCGGCATGGACGACGCCGATTTCGACAAGCCGATGATCGCGGTGGTCAACACCTGGTCGTCGGTGACGCCGTGCAACATGCATCTGGACCGACTGGCCAGGGACGTCCGGGCCGGGATCGTGGCGGCGGGCGGCTTTCCCATCGACTTCAACACCATCGTGGTGACCGACGGCATCTCGATGGGCACGGCGGGGATGAAGGCCTCGCTGATCAGTCGCGAGGTCGTCGCCGACTCCATCGAACTGGCGGTCCAGGGCCACCAGTTGGACGGCGTCGTCTGCATCGTCGGCTGCGACAAGACCATTCCTGCCGCCGCCATGGCCCTGGCCCGGATGGATATCCCCGGTCTGGTCTACTATGGCGGCACCATCCTGCCGGGCCGGATCGGCGCGGCGGAGATCTCGATCCAGGATGTGTTCGAGGCCATCGGTGCCCACGGCGCAGGCACCATCGACGACGATCAGCTGAAGATGGTCGAGAGCGCCGCCTGTCCCGGAGCCGGGGCCTGCGGCGGCCAGTTCACCGCCAACACCATGGCCATGGCCCTGTCGATGATGGGGCTGTCCCCAATGGGGGCCAATGACGTCCCGGCCGTGGACCCCGCCAAGGCGGCCGAGGGTGAACGGTGCGGCCGACTGATCGTCGAGCGGGTATTCGCCGGCGACACGGCGCGCAAATACATCACCCGCGCCAGCCTGAAGAATGCGGCCATCGCCTGTTCGGCCTCGGGCGGATCGACCAATGCAGTCATGCACCTGACGGCCATCGCCACCGAGGCGGGCATCGATTTCGGCATCGAGGACTGCCACCAGGCCTGCGTCGAGGCCCCGGTGATCTGCGACCTGAAGCCCGGCGGACGGTTCCTGGCCTCGCACCTGTATGCGGCGGGCGGCACCCGACTGGTGGCCCAGCGGCTGGCGGCAGCGGGCAAGATCATCAACACCCCGACCGTCTCGGGCCGTAGCCTGTTCGCCGAGGCCGCCGAGGCCGAGGAAGCGCCGGGCCAGCAGGTCGTGACCACGATCGACACCCCGGTCATGGCGCGCGGGTCCTATGCCGTCATCCACGGCGACCTGGCCCCAGAGGGGGCGATCATCAAGCTGGCCGGTCACGCCATCGACGTGTTCGAGGGCCCGGCCTGCGTGTTCGATTCAGAGGAAGACGCCTTCCACGCCGTCCAGGACGGTTCGGTCGGCGAAGGCGACGTCATCATCATCCGCTACGAAGGTCCCCGCGGCGGTCCGGGCATGCGCGAGATGCTGCAGGTCACCGCCGCCTTGAAGGGCAGGGGCGTCGCCAATGTCGCCCTGCTGACCGACGGCCGGTTCTCGGGTGCCAGCTATGGCTTCGTCGCCGGCCACATCTCCCCCGAGGCGGCCGTGGGCGGGCCGATCGCCCTGGTCCGAGACGGCGACCGGATCACGATCGACGTCACCAACCGGCGCATCGACGTCGCGGCCGACCTGGTCGCGCGCCGCCGCGACTACACCATCCCGCCGCTGAAACCCGCCACCGGGGTCTTCGCCAAATATCGGGCCCAGGTCGCCTCGGCCAGCCAGGGCGCCGTCACCATTCCCAATCCGCCGCCGGCCCAGGTGCCGGTCCAAGCCAGACAAACCCAGGAAGCCTGA
- a CDS encoding DUF6702 family protein, which translates to MKRLGLSIVAAALLLAGPSLAHRGHGGLTVVVIDEATGGVTVTHRFAAHDVEPALVTVAPDAQPTLDDPAAVLALEAHLDRRFRLEVNGERIDLDHARTDLAGDNIRVDFTGQGLSGAAGRSVRVDLDFFPGVHDDQEQQVNVRVAGVTRTVVFRPGSPAQTVVFTR; encoded by the coding sequence ATGAAGCGGCTGGGCCTCTCCATTGTCGCTGCCGCCCTGCTGCTGGCCGGCCCCAGCCTGGCCCACCGCGGGCACGGCGGGCTGACGGTGGTGGTCATTGATGAGGCCACCGGTGGCGTCACCGTCACCCACCGTTTCGCCGCCCACGACGTCGAGCCGGCGCTGGTCACCGTCGCCCCGGACGCCCAGCCGACCCTGGACGATCCCGCCGCCGTCCTGGCCCTCGAAGCGCATCTCGATCGCCGGTTCCGGCTGGAGGTGAACGGCGAGCGCATCGACCTGGACCATGCGAGGACCGATCTGGCCGGCGACAACATCCGGGTCGATTTCACCGGGCAGGGGCTCTCCGGCGCGGCCGGACGATCCGTCCGTGTGGATCTGGATTTCTTCCCCGGCGTGCACGACGACCAGGAGCAGCAGGTCAATGTCCGCGTCGCCGGTGTGACCCGCACCGTGGTGTTTCGACCCGGCAGCCCGGCCCAGACGGTCGTTTTCACCCGCTGA